In Actinoplanes sp. NBC_00393, a single genomic region encodes these proteins:
- a CDS encoding phage holin family protein gives MGILIRLVITAISLWIATVVIDGISLTTDSTAGKVGTLLAVAVIFGLVNAILRPIIKLLGCGLYVLTLGLIALVVNGLLFMLTSWIAGQLDLGFHVDNFWPSAVLGALLVGIVSWLLNMLVPDGD, from the coding sequence ATGGGCATCCTCATCCGGCTGGTGATCACCGCCATTTCGCTGTGGATCGCGACCGTTGTGATCGACGGAATCAGCCTCACCACCGATTCCACGGCCGGGAAGGTCGGCACGCTTCTCGCGGTTGCCGTGATCTTCGGTCTTGTCAACGCGATCCTTCGGCCGATCATCAAGCTGCTCGGCTGCGGCCTCTACGTTCTGACGCTCGGCCTGATCGCGCTGGTCGTCAACGGCCTGCTGTTCATGCTGACCAGCTGGATCGCGGGACAGCTCGACCTCGGCTTCCACGTCGACAACTTCTGGCCATCGGCGGTCCTCGGCGCGCTGCTCGTCGGCATCGTCAGCTGGCTGCTCAACATGCTGGTCCCGGACGGAGACTGA
- a CDS encoding type VII secretion protein EccE — MSIEVAAPRVQHGRRFGVRVNQIVATQVALVLVLLGALHSGPALAAAAICSAGVLALTWVRARGRWAFGWFGTLVSFTARRRTAKIDGPPAVLDFCAPRTVVTTADLAGKPVALLVDEFGLTMLFEVGDPSAEPPPLPPLAALLHAAEADQPPARLQLVLTGAPAPPGRAGTGPAASSYRALCEGSSLGHHSVVLAIRVLRSGGRSEEELRRDLLALGRRLTRKLKRLPVRPLDATAAVRAIAESAHAGEAGTAHEAWSALRLGGLTQATFRCSPPAGGTLPGHLVSRLLHLPAAATTVAVTTELQSGQATGLLVRIAAADTIGLGTAVQALHRLLTAKSVSVRRWDGTHLPGLAGTLPLGGWMEDEESFAFAELPAVPAGLVLGRNRHGHPLQARLFRPDPTLVLLVGGLPGAQLLAFRAMAAGARVVIHSTRPQAWEPFVRGAASPGDSITVIPPNRPLALPAGSPLRPTLTIVDGAQADATHPDSTDSAGSAALARSPSPAGSARPEGGRWQTTLVVWDAVRPADLETVTRADLLLLQPLEAAEAALLDGALHLGETAVNLTRMRPDMIAVVDRRTVRWAALAQSQIEAGLIGDPARAAPEVAGAAQQPAAGF, encoded by the coding sequence GTGAGCATCGAGGTGGCGGCTCCGCGGGTCCAACATGGACGGCGCTTCGGCGTACGCGTGAACCAGATCGTCGCCACCCAGGTCGCTCTCGTGCTCGTGCTGCTCGGCGCACTGCACAGCGGTCCGGCCCTGGCCGCGGCCGCGATCTGCTCCGCAGGCGTTCTGGCTCTCACCTGGGTACGCGCACGCGGCCGCTGGGCCTTCGGCTGGTTCGGAACCCTGGTGAGTTTCACCGCCCGCCGACGAACCGCAAAGATCGACGGCCCGCCGGCAGTGCTCGACTTCTGCGCTCCCCGCACCGTCGTCACGACCGCGGATCTGGCCGGAAAGCCCGTTGCGCTGCTGGTCGACGAGTTCGGGCTGACCATGCTCTTCGAGGTCGGCGATCCATCGGCTGAGCCGCCACCGCTTCCGCCACTCGCCGCGCTGCTGCACGCCGCCGAGGCGGATCAGCCTCCGGCCCGGCTCCAACTGGTGCTGACCGGCGCTCCGGCACCACCCGGACGAGCCGGAACCGGCCCGGCCGCCAGCTCGTACCGTGCTCTCTGTGAAGGCAGTTCGCTCGGACATCACAGCGTGGTGCTGGCAATTCGCGTGCTTCGCAGCGGCGGACGGAGCGAGGAGGAGCTGCGTCGTGACCTGCTGGCCCTCGGCCGCCGGCTGACCCGCAAGCTGAAACGACTTCCGGTTCGCCCGTTGGACGCGACCGCGGCGGTCCGCGCGATCGCCGAGTCGGCCCACGCCGGCGAGGCCGGTACGGCTCATGAAGCGTGGAGCGCCCTGCGCCTCGGCGGCCTGACCCAGGCCACGTTCCGCTGCAGCCCGCCGGCCGGCGGCACCCTGCCAGGACACCTTGTCTCACGGCTACTGCACCTGCCGGCCGCTGCCACAACCGTGGCCGTGACGACCGAACTCCAGTCCGGGCAGGCGACCGGTCTCCTGGTTCGCATCGCCGCAGCCGACACCATCGGTCTGGGCACGGCAGTCCAGGCATTGCATCGGTTGCTCACCGCAAAAAGCGTTTCGGTACGCCGATGGGACGGCACCCACCTACCCGGGCTCGCCGGCACCCTGCCTTTGGGCGGCTGGATGGAGGACGAGGAGTCGTTCGCCTTCGCGGAACTGCCGGCCGTGCCCGCCGGCCTGGTGCTGGGACGCAACCGGCACGGACACCCACTGCAGGCACGCCTGTTCCGCCCCGATCCAACCCTGGTCCTCCTGGTCGGCGGCCTGCCCGGCGCCCAACTGCTGGCTTTCCGGGCGATGGCGGCAGGTGCCCGGGTGGTCATTCACAGCACACGCCCACAGGCTTGGGAACCTTTCGTACGCGGTGCCGCGTCCCCCGGCGACTCCATCACCGTGATCCCACCGAACCGCCCGCTCGCCCTCCCAGCCGGCTCGCCGCTGCGCCCCACCCTCACCATTGTCGATGGCGCTCAGGCGGACGCCACCCACCCGGACTCGACGGACTCAGCGGGCTCTGCGGCCTTGGCGCGCTCACCGAGCCCGGCAGGCTCGGCGCGCCCGGAAGGAGGGCGCTGGCAGACGACGCTGGTTGTGTGGGACGCCGTTCGGCCGGCTGACCTGGAGACTGTCACCCGGGCTGACCTGCTGCTGCTTCAGCCGCTCGAGGCGGCGGAGGCCGCGCTGCTCGATGGTGCTCTGCATTTGGGTGAGACGGCGGTCAATCTGACCAGGATGCGGCCGGACATGATCGCGGTGGTGGATCGGCGGACGGTCCGCTGGGCTGCCCTGGCGCAGAGTCAGATCGAGGCGGGTCTGATCGGTGACCCAGCCCGCGCCGCGCCGGAAGTGGCAGGAGCAGCGCAACAGCCCGCGGCTGGATTCTGA
- a CDS encoding WXG100 family type VII secretion target: protein MAKTQAEAAVMANTAVKFEQANTALHSMLSTLMSELSMLNGTWRGLGANAFEQVKAQYAADLKTLNNALAETAGAIRSSGAGYEAADAEAASRVTRTGGTFTLPL from the coding sequence ATGGCGAAGACTCAGGCCGAAGCCGCGGTGATGGCGAACACGGCCGTCAAGTTCGAGCAGGCCAACACCGCACTGCACAGCATGTTGAGCACGTTGATGTCCGAGTTGTCGATGCTCAACGGCACCTGGCGTGGCCTCGGGGCGAATGCGTTCGAGCAGGTCAAGGCTCAGTATGCGGCTGATCTGAAGACCCTCAACAACGCGCTCGCAGAAACGGCCGGCGCGATCCGTTCGTCCGGTGCCGGCTACGAGGCGGCCGACGCCGAGGCTGCCTCCCGCGTCACCCGGACCGGTGGCACCTTCACGCTTCCGCTCTGA
- a CDS encoding WXG100 family type VII secretion target codes for MNDGLLLVTFGALQQAGTDIEKALNALRSQLDQLERDAGPLVETWAGAAQEAYAQRQATWRAASEDLQNILRQIKVAVDDSAADYVATERAATQRFL; via the coding sequence ATGAATGACGGTCTTCTACTGGTCACCTTCGGTGCGCTGCAGCAGGCGGGCACCGACATCGAGAAGGCTCTGAACGCGTTGCGGTCGCAGCTCGATCAACTCGAGCGCGACGCCGGTCCGTTGGTGGAGACGTGGGCGGGCGCGGCGCAGGAGGCGTATGCGCAGCGCCAGGCCACCTGGCGGGCGGCGTCCGAGGACCTGCAGAACATCCTGCGGCAGATCAAGGTCGCGGTGGACGACTCGGCGGCGGACTATGTCGCCACCGAACGGGCAGCCACCCAGCGGTTCCTGTGA
- a CDS encoding SseB family protein, whose product MPPQGSPAAAYATQGYGSNAFATQALPLAAGGGQGTAAVSSGLGVTGSATGSRTQANAPGQRGESTTDFVAANEVERDLQEAADGGNTDVFLSTLLLANVLVPVANHSRPGSAPGESGFAFLPEEVDGERFLIVFTSKDRLSEHFGEPTRTVGVRFYELIRNWPDPAWSFAVNPGTPVGAKYPGAQIIALANWATEAGLGAEPADGPIANDTTAPIPAPEPASDEAQSATVMQKTISAEQVDYYLDRGYDRVAGFVHRASEVEHLRTPGELFGALGLYYDSSPFQPDAKEAFVLRWPAYRPSLYRIPYGGQNEQALRAMDGWVIERPPFRGNGFAPGEGRDVIAEFKVDSVRLPHGAQLWRIDADGNERMLAIFDADGPLWRRVGEH is encoded by the coding sequence ATGCCTCCGCAGGGGAGCCCGGCCGCCGCCTATGCGACGCAGGGCTACGGTTCCAACGCTTTTGCGACCCAGGCGCTGCCGCTCGCAGCAGGGGGTGGGCAGGGCACCGCAGCCGTGTCCTCCGGGCTCGGGGTCACCGGTTCGGCCACGGGCTCCCGGACCCAGGCCAACGCCCCCGGGCAGCGCGGCGAGAGCACGACGGACTTCGTCGCGGCCAATGAGGTCGAGCGTGACCTCCAGGAGGCCGCGGACGGCGGCAACACCGACGTCTTCCTCTCGACGCTGCTGCTGGCGAACGTTCTCGTGCCGGTCGCGAACCACTCGAGGCCGGGCAGCGCGCCCGGTGAGTCCGGCTTCGCGTTCCTGCCGGAGGAGGTCGACGGCGAGCGCTTCCTGATCGTCTTCACCAGCAAGGACCGGCTCTCCGAGCACTTCGGCGAGCCGACCCGGACGGTGGGGGTGCGGTTCTACGAGCTGATCCGCAATTGGCCGGACCCGGCCTGGTCGTTCGCGGTCAACCCGGGAACGCCGGTCGGCGCGAAGTACCCGGGGGCGCAGATCATCGCGCTGGCGAACTGGGCCACCGAGGCCGGTCTGGGCGCGGAGCCGGCTGACGGCCCGATCGCCAACGACACCACCGCGCCGATCCCGGCTCCGGAGCCGGCCAGCGACGAGGCGCAGTCGGCGACGGTCATGCAGAAGACCATCTCGGCCGAGCAGGTCGACTACTACCTGGATCGCGGGTACGACCGGGTTGCCGGTTTCGTGCACCGGGCGTCCGAGGTGGAGCATCTGCGTACGCCGGGTGAGCTGTTCGGTGCGCTCGGCCTCTACTACGACTCCTCGCCGTTCCAGCCGGATGCCAAGGAAGCGTTCGTGCTGCGCTGGCCGGCTTACCGGCCCAGCCTGTACCGGATTCCCTACGGCGGGCAGAACGAGCAGGCGCTGCGGGCCATGGACGGCTGGGTGATCGAGCGGCCGCCGTTCCGGGGCAACGGTTTCGCGCCCGGCGAGGGCCGGGACGTGATCGCCGAGTTCAAGGTGGACAGCGTCCGGCTGCCGCACGGGGCGCAGCTGTGGCGCATCGACGCGGACGGTAACGAGCGGATGCTGGCGATCTTCGACGCGGACGGGCCGTTGTGGCGCCGGGTGGGTGAGCACTGA